TCTCCTTCTTAGTTTTTCACAGGGGAAGCTATTGTGGGCTGGTCCCTACCCCACAGGACCTGAGGCAATCTAACCTCCCTGAGAGGGTCCCTGCAGCCAGTTGCCTGAGGCTGAGTAGATGTGTGGGACAGCCCAGGAGGTTCCTGGGGTTGGTTAGTCTGTATTCAGGGTTTGGAAGAGCTGAAGTGAAGTGggcagggaagtgggggaggAGGGGTGCAGTTCTTCAGAAACGTGGGTGGGTAGCAGAGGGACCTAGAGGCTGCTAGTCCAACCTTCTGAGCTCTGGGCCTTTAACTGAACACGGATCCTTTAGGGTATGGCACTAATGGGGACTTGGGGGCTAACTCCAAATCCCTCACTCACAAAGGGAGATGGAGGTCCAGAGAGGGCACCCTAAGTCACACAGAACCAGGCCTCCTGCGCCCCATTCACTGCTAATCCCATAGCACTGGGCTATGAGCCCTTTGGAACTGGAAGCCTCCATGGAGTCCAACCAAGTTTTCATagggcaggggtgggagagaAGGAGCTCAGGCTGGGCCTGAGTGGGTTTGTGTCTCTCAGTCTCCCAGACAGTCCTGGCCCAGCCGGATGCACTGCTGGTCTTCCCAGGCCAAGTGGCTCAACTCTCCTGCACGCTCAGCCCCCAGCACGTCACCATCAGGGACTATGGTGTGTCCTGGTACCAGCAGCGGGCAGGCAGTGCCCCTCGATATCTCCTCTACTACCGCTCGGAGGAGGATCACCACCGGCCTGCTGACATCCCTGATCGATTCTCTGCAGCCAAGGATGAGGCCCACAA
This window of the Rhinopithecus roxellana isolate Shanxi Qingling chromosome 13, ASM756505v1, whole genome shotgun sequence genome carries:
- the VPREB3 gene encoding pre-B lymphocyte protein 3; translated protein: MACWCLSFLLMGTFLSVSQTVLAQPDALLVFPGQVAQLSCTLSPQHVTIRDYGVSWYQQRAGSAPRYLLYYRSEEDHHRPADIPDRFSAAKDEAHNACVLTISPVQPEDDADYYCSVGYGFGP